Genomic DNA from Nonomuraea rubra:
CCGCCGAGAGCCAGCTCAACAGCATCTCCGGCATCGCCGGCCAGTACGCGGGCACGCTCGTCTCGTCCGCGATCTCGTTCGTCGTCGTCACGCTGCTGACCGGCGTGCTGACCCGCATCCTGGGCCGGGCCGTCTTCGGCGGCAACATCAGCGCGGGCGAGGCCTGGCAGCTCGTCAAGGGCCGGATCCCCGCGCTGTTCGGCGTGGTGGGCATGATGGCCGCGATCATGATCGTGCCGATGATCGTCTTCGTGCTGCTCCTGGTGGCGATCGTGATGAACGCCTCCGGCACCGGCGCCATCGGCTGGATCGTCGGGCTGACGGTGCTGTTCCTCGTCGTCTACGTCGCCTACTACCTGTTCTTCAGGACCCGCTTCGCGTTCGCCTCGCCGGCCGTGGTGCTGGAGGGCCGGGGGCCCGTCGACGCGATGCGCCGCTCGTGGCACCTGGTGACCGGCGACTTCTGGCGGGTGTTCGGCATCCTGCTGCTCACGTCCCTGCTGGTCGGGCTCGTCGCGAGCCTGCTGACGTTCCCGTTCACGCTGCTAGGCACGATGCTCGGGATGCTCGGCACCAGCTCGGTGACCAACACCGTCATCTCGGCCGTGCTCATCGCGGTCGGCGGCACGCTCGGCGCGATGCTCACCTACCCGTTCGAGGCCGGCGTCTCCGGCCTGCTGTACGCCGACCGGCGCATGCGCAGCGAGGCGTTCGACCTCGTGCTGCAGACGGCGGCCATCGAGCAGCAGCGCCAGGGCTGGGTGCACGCCTCGGCCGACGAGCTGTGGCACCCGTCCAACTCCATCAGGTCGTGAGCCCGATCGACCGGGAGGAGGCCGCGCGCAGGGCCGCCGAGGAGCTCCTCAAGCCGGAGTACGAGAAGGAAGCGCTGTTCGACCGGATCTACCGGTACGTCAC
This window encodes:
- a CDS encoding glycerophosphoryl diester phosphodiesterase membrane domain-containing protein, which produces MSDGHGPTPETPSGWSAEQPPPYSAPPASPWTAPGAQQPVPTGQAYGPPAQQPPQPPQQAPYGQAPQTPYPPHPQQQPGYGYMPPPALRPGIIPLRPLALGDILDGTIKLIRSNPKAVLGLSAVAALLASVPLAVGQAFLLDAMPSFDDPEGIAAAESQLNSISGIAGQYAGTLVSSAISFVVVTLLTGVLTRILGRAVFGGNISAGEAWQLVKGRIPALFGVVGMMAAIMIVPMIVFVLLLVAIVMNASGTGAIGWIVGLTVLFLVVYVAYYLFFRTRFAFASPAVVLEGRGPVDAMRRSWHLVTGDFWRVFGILLLTSLLVGLVASLLTFPFTLLGTMLGMLGTSSVTNTVISAVLIAVGGTLGAMLTYPFEAGVSGLLYADRRMRSEAFDLVLQTAAIEQQRQGWVHASADELWHPSNSIRS